The Schistocerca nitens isolate TAMUIC-IGC-003100 chromosome 12, iqSchNite1.1, whole genome shotgun sequence genome has a window encoding:
- the LOC126215006 gene encoding uncharacterized protein LOC126215006: protein MYLMLGTRPDLAYSVSFLSQTLATASTEDVVRLKRVLRYLAGTCDLGIIYRPKLCSDILDCYSDADFGGFNKTGRSTSDVLITHADGAISWLSQRQAVTATSTTEAELVAATEAVKEIVCVDFRGMRKLSEVPVLKVDNLATVKLAHNPEFHHRTKHRKRKYFFVREKVLEGD, encoded by the coding sequence ATGTACCTGATGCTTGGAACGAGACCTGACCTGGCTTATAGTGTGAGCTTCCTGTCTCAAACTCTCGCCACAGCGTCAACAGAAGATGTAGTGCGACTAAAGCGAGTACTAAGGTATTTAGCAGGCACATGTGACCTAGGCATAATCTATCGTCCAAAATTGTGCAGTGACATATTAGATTGCTACAGCGATGCAGACTTCGGAGGTTTCAACAAAACAGGACGGTCAACATCTGATGTACTTATTACACATGCAGATGGAGCTATCTCCTGGCTCAGCCAAAGACAGGCAGTGACTGCAACATCTACAACAGAAGCAGAGCTGGTAGCTGCAACAGAAGCTGTGAAGGAGATTGTCTGTGTAGACTTTAGAGGGATGAGAAAGCTGAGTGAAGTTCCAGTCCTTAAGGTTGACAATCTGGCAACAGTGAAACTCGCACACAACCCAGAGTTCCATCATCGCACTAAGCATAGAAAAAGAAAGTATTTCTTTGTCCGAGAAAAGGTATTGGAAGGAGACTGA